The following coding sequences lie in one Arachis ipaensis cultivar K30076 chromosome B03, Araip1.1, whole genome shotgun sequence genomic window:
- the LOC107634226 gene encoding zinc finger protein MAGPIE translates to MLIPHHQNQNPTTTPPPSLKRKRNLPGNPDPEAEVIALSPKTLMATNRFLCETCGKGFQRDQNLQLHRRGHNLPWKLKQRTNKEPKKRVYVCPEKTCVHNHPSRALGDLTGIKKHFCRKHGEKKWKCDKCSKRYAVQSDWKAHSKTCGTREYKCDCGTIFSRRDSFITHRAFCDALAEETARVNAASSINNSTLGANNNNNNIIGYNNMMIRTSMAPHHNNNNNMATQFASICNKPIPFPEEATNNQTTTRGLSLWMDHHHHHRQEATMATNNNNYHLNWVFGSKISTNPSQDLSSNTTITSTTTTSLPILGSIVNVPSLYSSQHQPHQTCASSSSANMSATALLQKAAQVGATSSDPSSFLGVLGLKCSNGGGQGQDGNNNKFCGVYGSSLVLTSSSNNINTEAEKNELSQMHPSKRRNEESGGGQTRDFLGVGGANHHLPPFINQSLDFI, encoded by the exons ATGCTGATCCCTCATCATCAGAATCAGAATCCAACTACTACTCCTCCTCCTTCTTTGAAGAGGAAGAGAAACCTCCCAGGAAACCCAG ATCCGGAAGCGGAAGTAATAGCCTTATCCCCAAAGACACTAATGGCTACAAACAGGTTCTTGTGTGAAACCTGTGGGAAGGGTTTCCAAAGGGATCAAAACCTTCAACTCCATAGAAGAGGACACAACCTTCCAtggaagctaaaacaaagaacAAATAAAGAACCAAAGAAGCGTGTATACGTGTGTCCGGAGAAAACATGTGTCCACAACCACCCTTCAAGGGCTTTGGGAGACTTGACCGGAATCAAGAAGCACTTTTGCCGGAAGCACGGCGAGAAGAAGTGGAAGTGCGACAAATGCTCGAAGCGTTATGCGGTTCAGTCCGATTGGAAAGCCCACTCCAAAACCTGTGGTACAAGAGAATACAAGTGTGATTGTGGAACCATCTTTTCACG GAGGGATAGTTTCATAACTCACAGGGCATTTTGTGATGCATTGGCAGAAGAAACAGCTAGGGTAAATGCAGCATCAAGCATAAACAACTCAACATTAGGggctaataataataacaataacattaTTGGTTACAATAACATGATGATAAGAACCTCCATGGCCCctcatcataataataataataacatggCAACCCAATTTGCTTCAATTTGCAATAAGCCAATTCCATTCCCTGAAGAAGCCACAAATAACCAAACAACAACAAGAGGATTATCCCTTTGGatggatcatcatcatcatcatcgtcaagaAGCAACAATGGctactaataacaataattaccaTCTGAACTGGGTATTCGGATCGAAAATTTCGACCAATCCAAGCCAAGATCTAAGTAGCAACACTACTATTACTAGTACTACTACTACATCGCTTCCAATACTAGGAAGCATTGTTAATGTTCCTTCATTGTATAGCTCACAACACCAACCCCATCAAACATGTGCCTCTTCGTCGTCGGCGAACATGTCGGCGACGGCCTTGTTGCAGAAAGCCGCTCAAGTTGGTGCAACCTCAAGTGATCCATCATCATTCTTGGGGGTATTAGGGTTGAAATGTAGCAATGGTGGTGGCCAAGggcaagatgggaataacaataagtTTTGTGGGGTGTATGGTTCAAGTTTGGTGCTAACAAGTAGTAGTAATAATATTAATACAGAGGCAGAGAAGAATGAATTGTCACAAATGCACCCTTCAAAGAGGAGAAATGAGGAGAGTGGAGGAGGGCAAACTAGGGATTTCCTTGGTGTTGGGGGTGCAAACCACCATTTGCCACCCTTTATCAACCAAAGCTTGGATTTCATTTGA